One Streptomyces sp. 840.1 genomic window, AAGGCCCCGGCCAAGAAGGCCCCGGCCAGGAAGACTCCGGCGAGGAAGACGGCGGCCGGCAAGTCGGCGGCGAAGAAGTCCGCGGCGAAGACGTCCCGGGCGAAGACGACGACGGCCGGGAAGACCGCCGCCGAGAAGCGCAGCGCGTCCTGACCCGGGGCCGGCCACGCACGCCGGCCGCACGCACCACGGGCGCACGCACGCCGGCCGCACGCACGCACGCCCGGCCGCACGCACCACGGCCCCGCGGGACCGGGACTCAGATCCCCGAGGCCGTACCCGTATCCGTCCCCGCATCCGTCCCGAGCGTGTTCAGGATGCCGTCCCGGAGGAAGGCACGTGCCCGCTCGCCCCGTCGGACGCGCTCCGCGTCGGTGAGCGGCAAGGGGTCCGCGTACCGGCGCTCGCGGATGTCCCGGACCAGGTCTGCGGGTGCGCCGAGGGCCAGCAGTTCCGTCAGGGCCTCGCCCTTCGTGATCAGCCTGCCGTCGCGCAGCGTGACCGAGGCGCGGGCCAGCACCAGCGGGCCGAGGTCCACCCAGATGTCCTGGAGCCAGAGCCGGGCCCTGTCGGTGGCCGGGAGCCAGTACTCCCTGAGGTCGCGCCGGATGTAGTCCTCCAGCTGCCCCGGGGCGAGCGGCGGGAGCAGCTGCCCGGGAGGCGGGCCGTGGAGGGTGAGTCCGCCGTCGAGTAGTTCCCGGCGGGTGACCGGGGTGACCGGGCGTTCCTGGATCGTCGCGTGCGCCCAGGTGACATGGTCCGTATCGGCGCCCGCCAGTGCTTCCGCCGGCATGTACGAGCAGTGCAGCTTCGCCGCCGCCGGTTCCTCGTCCAGGAGCCGCTGGTGGAGCCCGGCCAGCCGCTCCCGCTGCGCCGCGTCCGGCGGGCTCTCGACGACGGCGATGAGGTCGAGGTCGCTCCGCCCCTCCTGGAAGTCGCCGAGTGCCAGTGAGCCGTGCGCCCAGACGGCTGTCGTCGGCACCAACTGCCGTACGTCGGCGACGAACCGCTTGAGCACGTGATCCGTTGCGGTTGCTGTCATGGCCGGATTCTCGCAGTTCGCCCTGCCGGACGCGGTGGTTCCGTGTGGTTCACGGCCCGGGTCACGCCGCCGTGCCCGGCTCTCCGTTCAGCAGCGCCTCGCCCAGCGAGGTCCGCCGGTGCAGCACCTGGTGGCGCCGGCGGTGCGAACTGATCAGGCCCGCCTCACGCAGCACCGCCGTGTGCCGGCTCGCGCTCGCCGGGGCGAGGAACAGCTGGGCCGCGATCCCGCCGGTGGACATGGGCCGGTCCAGGACGTCGAGCACCTGCGCCCGGGTGTGGCCGAGCAGCCGGCCCAGGGAGTCGAGGGTGCCGGACAGCGGGCGGGACCGGTCGAACCAGCCCGGCGCGGGTGCCAGCGGCAGTACCAGGACCGGCGGCAGCCCGGGGTCCGCGAGCGTCACCGGCCAGCGGGTGCAGAAGAACGACGGGATCAGGTGCAACGGGCGCCCTTCGAGGGGGAGTTCCCAGTCGATCGGATACGCGCACTCCAGCGCCCCGTCCCGCCGGATCAGCTCCGACTGGTAGCTGGCCAGCAGCCCCTCGGCGCCCGAGGCGAGCGCCGCCTGCGAGCGGTGCGG contains:
- a CDS encoding nucleotidyltransferase domain-containing protein, with the translated sequence MTATATDHVLKRFVADVRQLVPTTAVWAHGSLALGDFQEGRSDLDLIAVVESPPDAAQRERLAGLHQRLLDEEPAAAKLHCSYMPAEALAGADTDHVTWAHATIQERPVTPVTRRELLDGGLTLHGPPPGQLLPPLAPGQLEDYIRRDLREYWLPATDRARLWLQDIWVDLGPLVLARASVTLRDGRLITKGEALTELLALGAPADLVRDIRERRYADPLPLTDAERVRRGERARAFLRDGILNTLGTDAGTDTGTASGI
- a CDS encoding helix-turn-helix transcriptional regulator, which translates into the protein MAPYQDAIRAEVAADLPHRSQAALASGAEGLLASYQSELIRRDGALECAYPIDWELPLEGRPLHLIPSFFCTRWPVTLADPGLPPVLVLPLAPAPGWFDRSRPLSGTLDSLGRLLGHTRAQVLDVLDRPMSTGGIAAQLFLAPASASRHTAVLREAGLISSHRRRHQVLHRRTSLGEALLNGEPGTAA